The nucleotide sequence catgCTCTAAAACTTAGTTATTGCAATGAATTGGCCAATGGCAACAAAAGCTGTTAAGATTTGTATGTGTACAGTATTTTTGATTTTGTAGCATGTAAGGTCCCTTTCACTTTACCATTCATTCAAAACGACAAAATGAAAAATTCCTCTGTTCAAAGTCTAATCTCATATGACTTTCTTGTTATTTTTACATTGCAGGACCTTGTCAACTCTGCAAGCAATTTTTTGAACGACACAAATGCCTGGAAAAACCCAGAAGGCAAAACAAATTTATCAATAACATTTCTCCAGACTATCGAGAGAATGATGAACAACTCCAATCTGTCCTCGCTGGTTCCTTACAAGTATGACAATGTTGAACTGAAGATCTGTAAACGCGATTGCAAAACCTTCAATGCCAGTGTCACAGCAGACAGTGGGGTTGCTGTCGTTGCATTCTCGAACCTTTATCAAATTTTTCCACAACCCGAGAACATAACCGCCACCTCAGAGACCACCATCTTGTCAGTTACCAATGTAAATAATACCAATACTACTAAGATTGTAGAGCTGATGTTTGAATATTCTAACACAAGACTCCCAAACTATATAATGTATTGTGTTTTCTGGGATGAAACTAACAATAAGTGGTCTGAAGAAGGGTGTAATTGGGGCGGTGCGGACAATCCAAAATTATGCACATGTAACCATAACTCTGCGTTCACCATACTGATGTCTAAAACTGAAGAGACCCTTCCCTACATGGAAGAACTGACCTACGTAGGCTTGGGAATATCAATCGTTTCACTTGTTATATGTTTAATCATTGAGATTTTGATATGGGATACAGTTGTCAAGTCAGACATCTCCAATTTTCGGCATGTAGCCATATTCaacatctgtttatgcttgCTGCTTGCAGACTGTGCATTTTTAGCTTCAGCTGAACCTGAGAAAATCCGCGATTGGTGCTTCTACATCACAGTAgtcaaacacttttttttcctaACCGTCTTCTTCTGGATGCTGTGCTTGAGTTTTGTGATTCTTCACCAAATAATATTCGTCTTTGACCACCTGCGGAAAAGGGTTTTTATGGGATTGTCTATCACTCTTGGTTACGTATGCCCAATATTATGTGTGGCAATAACCTTGATTGCATTCAAAAACGGTGCCGTTAAGGAATACTATTCCGAAAAGACTTGCTGGCTCATATACAAGGGTGCGTTTAAGGGCTCCATTTTTGCTTTTGTCTTTCCTGTTGGAACTATTGTGTTTATAAACTTTTTCACTCTGGCTGTGGTGATCATGAAGATAGTAACCCCTACTGTGTCAGAGGCAAAGGCACGGGACGAAAAGGAAGTTGCCAAGAGTATGATTAAGACCATGGTCTTCCTAAGCCCTGTCCTCGGAATAACTTGGATCTTAGGATTTTTTGTATTGGATATTGAccttacaaaaaaaacattggcCTATTTCGTGAACTACACATTTACAATACTCAATTCACTACAGGTGAGGGTCAAGCATTAAACACTTGATTTATGTTTTCATACCGAGTGCATTCATGCATgtactttaaaatatcttattgcATTACAGGGCTTTTTCATATTGCTGACAAACTGCCTTGGAGAGAAAAAGGTAACTATGACTACTACGTACCCTCAATATGATTTCGAAATGAAggaaaatataacattttaaccGTTTATTGAACAAATGAGCTATTACCAGATTTTCATTTCTCTAGGTTGTTTTAAAGGTggactatgtagtatttttgcagtaaaatatccaaaaaccactaggccagtgttatatattttgttcagttgagtacctacaatataacaaatgtttgcaactatttgtaaattgtgagaaaattgctattttaactaaggaccgggatgTTTCAGCATAACGTTTGAGGAagttgcctgtcaattgcgtcatatctgcgccaCCCTcagtttcgggttttatttttcgtgtgtgaacaagtgaacgcacagagtaacgtaattacatcattttcaacacacttaaatgtatctaatataataaacagagctgcgttacctcataatcataaccggaagagcggatcagtgcaggcgcccggcgaatgtgtcccgttccatcataataaaagtcccggtgttcacgaggcgggtatttgtgcaacaatcactccacaacactcggtcctgctctgcttcacactacagtaacattaataaccgcatccatgaacgtgatttctgcccgagtcctattttccaccggctgtgaggtgaagaccacatgtaccaagatgctgcgctcacactttgtgtcatcaaactacgcctttgtttagaataggcgccctccagtggacggaaagttgcatagtgtaTCTTTAACCCATGTTTGGCTCAAATATGGacaatatttaaatttaaacgAACCGTTTAAATCGTCTATTATCCatatttgactcaaacatgggttgaaacaacccataaatgtgcatatatttaatgtgctaaataaaatgtgcatatttGATTTTCTCCAAAGGTTCGTGATGCACTTCGGAAGCGTTTCAAAGGTTCCAAGGTTAGTAAGTACAaggaaaatatacatttttactgATGCGAAATGCATCACAAACACAAGAGCTAATGTTCTCACATTTTCTTACATTAGCAATCAGCGCATTCTAAAAGTGAAAGCTCAACCAAAATGACATCTTCGCTTAAGAAGAAATAAAGATTGGAAAGATTGAAGGTACGTTATATTTGTGTTCAagagaattattttattttgtgtctacATGTTTTgttctaatgtttttttatgtccCAAATCAGCATGTTAAAGGTTTACTCTGTCTATTCTTGAAGTACTGAAAGAGAAGACACGGAACACAAGGAAACTTTTCATGGATTAATTTCTGTCACATTCTATGCAGATGGAAATGGCTATAAAACAGAAAGAGTTGATTGTTTTCCAAAACACTGTACAATTATCTGTTATATTGTACTTCAGAGTCGATAATGTATATTGATGTAGTCATGTTAGTTTACTGTATTATGAATTTATGCTTGTATGTCTATATAGCCTACTTGGTATAAATCAAAACTAGTAGTCATAGATGAATATGAATTT is from Pseudorasbora parva isolate DD20220531a chromosome 10, ASM2467924v1, whole genome shotgun sequence and encodes:
- the adgrf3a gene encoding adhesion G protein-coupled receptor F4; the encoded protein is MGRLGVDRVEGPCMGRTGSSPGRLVGNYSTLPYFDSLIINGFRAGSVIVDYTVQLLGEASIDKLVTLTTSLEKTKLVTTGIIIITVPENQPIDIGSTVDITCTPPQPPPAGLSDVEWFLTDANNKTTQITKGIEAELTNKSLTNILQLKNISGSWEGTFKCIYKQGSIEHTASKELDIALLPEIQAWSNPQFPDCRDETKKVQCEIECKILNSSENYTIQWDGGVTTQVTENQGKFISYKAEMTINCRDNKETVSITCRLTNVRSRKNKSASATVAINIIKKNSLFCSEDKGWPIAKSNFTASMPCVNSAVGLKTRECNEKGNWQNEISSCVNVELDDIKKNVEALNKGIGFIKDDAKFIFESIWRTTTSNTFNAFSNIQTSIGIFGAMNNVSLRQSNQWNDSVMPDLVNSASNFLNDTNAWKNPEGKTNLSITFLQTIERMMNNSNLSSLVPYKYDNVELKICKRDCKTFNASVTADSGVAVVAFSNLYQIFPQPENITATSETTILSVTNVNNTNTTKIVELMFEYSNTRLPNYIMYCVFWDETNNKWSEEGCNWGGADNPKLCTCNHNSAFTILMSKTEETLPYMEELTYVGLGISIVSLVICLIIEILIWDTVVKSDISNFRHVAIFNICLCLLLADCAFLASAEPEKIRDWCFYITVVKHFFFLTVFFWMLCLSFVILHQIIFVFDHLRKRVFMGLSITLGYVCPILCVAITLIAFKNGAVKEYYSEKTCWLIYKGAFKGSIFAFVFPVGTIVFINFFTLAVVIMKIVTPTVSEAKARDEKEVAKSMIKTMVFLSPVLGITWILGFFVLDIDLTKKTLAYFVNYTFTILNSLQGFFILLTNCLGEKKVRDALRKRFKGSKQSAHSKSESSTKMTSSLKKK